The genome window CGACCGGGCCGAGATTCGCTTCCCCGCCGCCGCCCGCCGGGCGGGTACCGCCCGCTTCCAGGTGGGGGCAGCCGCGGGGCCATGGGCCGACGCCGCGGAGTTCAAGCTCCCGGTCTGGACACCCGCCACCACCGAGGCCTTCGCCACCTACGGCCAGATCGACCAGGGAGCCATGGCCCAGCCCGTGAGGGCCCCCGCGGGGGTGCTCCCCCAGTTCGGCGGCCTCGAGGTCACCACCTCCTCCACCGCGCTCCAAGCCTTGACCGACGCCGTGCTCTACCTCGTGGCCTACCCGTTCGAGTGCGCGGAGCAGCTCTCCTCCCGGGTGCTCGCCGTGGCCGCCCTGCGCGACGTCCTCACCGCCTTCCAGGCCCAGGGCCTTCCCCCGCCCGAGCAGATCGGGGCGGGGGTGAAGCGGGACCTGGAGCGGCTCCGCGCGCTCCAGAACGACGACGGCGGATTCGCCTTCTGGCGCCGGGGCGACGAGCCCTGGCCCTACGTCAGCATCCACGTGGCCCACGCCCTGGCCCGGGCCCGGGAAAAGGGCTTCGAGGTTCCGGGGGAAATGCTGGAGCGGTCGCGCCGCTACCTGAAAGGGGTGGAGGGCCATATCCCCCGCCGGTACGGCGAGGAGGCCCGCCGCACCCTCATCGCCTACGCGCTCTACGTGCGCCACCGCCTGGGGGACGACGACGCCCCCCGCGCGCAGAGGCTCCTGCGCGAGGCCGGCCTCGGCAACCTCTCCTTCGAGGCCGTGGGCTGGCTGCTGCCCGTGCTCTCCGCCGACCCCGGCGCCAAGGCCGAGGTCGCGGCCATCCGTACCCACCTCGCGAACCGCGTCACGGAGACGGCGGCGGAGGCCCATTTCGCGGTCTCCTACGGCGACGGGGCGCACTTGCTCCTGTACTCGGACCGCCGGGTGGACGCGATCCTGCTCGAGGCCCTGATCGCGGACCAGCCCAAAAGCGACCTCATCCCCAAGCTCGTGGAGGGGCTGCTCGGCCACCGCCGGGCCGGCCGCTGGGAGAACACCCAGGAGAATGCTTTCGTACTCCTCGCCCTCGATCGCTACTTCAACACCTACGAGAAGGCCACCCCCGACTTCGTGGCCCGGGCCTGGCTGGGCGAGCGCTATGCGGGAGAGCAGTCCTTCAAGGGGCGCACGACCGAGCGCCATCATCTGGAAGTCCCGATGCAGGTCCTGGCCGAAGCGACGGGCCCCGAGAATCTCGTGCTCGACAAGGAAGGCCCGGGGCGCCTCTACTACCGTATCGGACTGCAGTACGCTCCCGCGGACTTGAGGCTTCCTCCCGCCGAGCGCGGCTTCACGGTGGAGCGGGCCTACGAAGGCGCCGACGACAAGACCGACGTGCGGCGGGACCCGGACGGTACGTGGCGCCTCCGTGCGGGCGCGCGCGTGCGTGTCCGCCTGACCATGGTCTCGAGCGCCCGCCGCTTCCATGTGGCCCTGGTGGACCCGCTGCCTGCGGGCCTGGAGGCGCTGAACCCGGCCCTGGCCACGACGGGCACGCTCCCCCCCGGCCCACCCGAGGAGGTGACGGTGCTGGGCGCGCCCGGCCTCGGCGGCCCCGGACGGCCGGGGATGTGGTGGTTCTGGACGCGGCCTTGGTTCGACCACCAGAACCTGCGCGATGAACGGGTGGAGGCCTTCGCGTCCCTGCTCTGGGAGGGCGTCTACAGCTATTCCTACCTGGCGCGGGCCACGACCCCCGGGGCCTTCGTGGTCCCGCCGTCCAAGGCGGAGGAGATGTACCACCCCGAGACCTTCGGCCGGAGTGGAACGGACCGCGTGGTCGTGGAGTGAGCCCCGGCCCTAAGGGGACCGATTCCGAGGGCTAGTTGGGCGCCCGTTGACCGGCGCGGAAGGTCGTCCAGGGCCCGGTTTTCATGTCGCGCAGGATGGAGTCCTGCCAGGCGTACTCGGGGCGCGCGACCAGGAACGGTCGGGCCAGAAAGTCCGGCCCGCACAGAGGACCCATGCGGGCCCGGAAGCTGAGCGCCGCCGCCATGGCATCGTCCATGGCCTTGCCCTGCACAGCGCCCCCTGGGTAGAAGGCACCCCACTCCCATTCCTTCACGCCCCGCGGGGAGAGGTCCACCCGACCGCAAAGAGCGCGCTCGTCGGGCTCCCGCCGGCCGAGGACCACGTCTTGATCATCCCCCAGGAAGGCCTCGGCCAGGGCGGCGTCGATCTTGCCCCGGGACTCCTTCATGAGCTGCTCCCAGCGGGCCCGGCGCGCGTTGGGGGAGCTGCCCGCGTCGCCGGGCTTGAAATCCGTCTCTTCCTGGATCAGGACGGGGTCGCGGGCGAAGTTGGAACCTACGAAGTAGCCGTCCTTGCTTCGCCAGAGCCGATGGGTCTTCAGGCCCAGCTCCAGCTGGGCAATCTCCCCCGTCTTGCGGTCCCCGATCAGCCAGTCGTTGGCGTAGCCGCCGTTATTCCCGTCCAGCATGAGTCGCACGTAGTCGTCGATGGTGGCCGCGTACTGGAGGGCCTTGCGGGAGCGCACGAACTCCGGCTTGCCCTTGGGATCGTAGCCTTTGAACTGGGTGATGGTCGTCTCCGTCACCATGAGGCCCGCCGCGTTCACGCCGAAATCGTCGTCGCTGGTGATGACCCCCGGGAAGCCGTCCATGAGCATGCGCTGGCCACGCGCGGGGACAAGGTCGAAGACCACGTTCCAGCGCGCGCCCGCCCAGTAGCTGGTCCAGTTGTTGTGGGCAATGACGATCCGTCCGTCCCGGGTGTAGCTGCCGGTGGCCACGAACGCGCTGCAATTGCCCGGGCTCACCAGGCGCGGGGCGGGGGTGGCTTTCTGCCGCGCGTTGAGCCAAGGCACGTAGTAGTCGGGCAGCTCCTCGAAGGCGTTGAGGGCGACCAGGTCGTGGATGTCCAGGGCCACCCCCTTTGCGCGCGCCCCTTCCAGGATGCCCGCGAGCTCCTCCCGGTACTCCTGGTCGATCCCCGGCCAGAGCACGTCGCGGGCGGCGGCCCGGAAGAAGGCCCAGTCGCGCTTGGTCCGGTGGGTGGCGTCGAGGCGGACGGCGGCGAGGGCGTCCGCGATCTCGGGGGCGAGAAGAGCCCCGTGCTGGAAGCCAACCCGGTCGGGCGAACCCTCCAGGTGGACGTAGATCCACCCTCCCGCTTCGAACCGGTAAGCGCCTTGGAGGCGGGGATCGTCGGCGGGCGGAGACCCCGCGGCCAGAAGCAGCACCGCCCCCGCCGCGACCTTCAGGACATCTCGTCTCACACGCCCTCCTCTGCCCGCGCGGTCACTTGCCCGTGGCCACCGCCCGGCGGGCGATGGCGTCCACCACCCCGGGGGCGAGAAGACGGACGAAGCGGCCCACCTTTCCCTTCAGGGTCATGACCAGCTGCCGCTGCCGTCTCTCCATGGCCCGCACGGTGAGGGCCGCGCACTCCTCCGCGGTCATGATCTTCGACTCCTGCATGGAGCTCGTCCCCAGGGGTTGGCCGTCGGGCCCCGCCGACCGGCGGTGGATCTCGGAGCGCACGAAGTAGGGAGCGATCACGGTAACGGAGACGCCGGTCCCCGCGAGCTCGATGCGGAGGGAATCGAAGAAGCCGAAGAGCGCGTGCTTGCTGGCCGCGTAGCCGGTCCGGGTGGGGACGCCGGTGAGGCCGGCCAAGCTGGCCATGGCCACAATCTGTCCCCGACTCTTCTTGAGGTGGGGTAGCGCGTGGTAGGTGGGGTAAACGCAGCCCAGGTAGTTGACCTTCATCAAGTGCTCGTAGACGGAGAGGTCCTTGGTCTCGTCGAGACGAGCGATCATGCCGATCCCGGCGTTGTTGACGAGCACGTCCAGGGCCTTGAAACGGTCGATGGTCTTCTCGATCAAGGCCTGGCAGGCCTCGGGCGACGACACGTCGGTGGGAACGACCAGGGTATCCGCCCCCTTGGCCGCGCAGCCCTCCGCCACCGCGTCGAGGGCTGCCCGGTCCCGGGCGGCCAGGACCAAGCGCGGGCGCTGCTCGGCCAGGGCCAGGCAGAGGGCCCTGCCGATGCCGGAGGAGGCGCCCGTGATCACCACCACCTTGCCCGTATACACGGCCATGGTCAGAACTCCTTGGCGCGGTAAGTGTCCTGGCCGCCCAGCACGGTCAGGAGGACCTTCGCGGTGAGGATCCGTTCCGGAGGGACGGCGAGAATGTCCTCCGACAGTACCACGAGGTCGGCCACCTTGCCGGCGGAGAGCGTCCCCTTCAGGGTCTCTTCCAGGCAGGCGTAGGCGGCGTCCTTCGTGAAGTGGCGGAGGGCCGCTTCCGCGGAAATGCGGTTCTGCGGCTGGAAGCCCCCGGCCGGCGTCCCCTCGGGGGTCATGCGCGTCACCGCGCAGTAGATTCCCTTCAGCACATCGCACGAGAAGACCGGCCAGTCGCTGCCGAAGGCCTGCGCGACCCCGGCCTCGTCCCACAGCCGGAACGCGTTGGCCTGGGCTGCGCGTTCCGGGCCCAGGAGCACGGCGTAGTTCTGGAGCGTGGTGCGGCCGGGGTTGGCGAAGAGGGGCTGGGTGGAGGCCACCACCCCCAGGGCCTTGAAGCGGGCCCGGTCCTCGCCCGTGGGCACCTCCGCGTGCTCGATGCGATGGCGCCGCGTGCGGGGGCCGTTGACCTGGGCCGCGTAGGCATAGGCGTCCAGGGCCATGCGTATGGCCTTGTCCCCCACGGCGTGGAGCTCGATCTGGAAGCGCTCCTTGTCGTAGAAAGCGGCCGCTCGGTTCAGGTCCTCTTGCGTCCAGTTCACGATGCCGGTGCCGCCTCCCGCGTAGGGCTCGAACAGGGCGGCCGTCTTCGCGTCCACGACCCCGTCCAAGAAGCCCTTCACGGCTCCCAGGCGGAGACGCGGGCTCTGGTTTTGGGCCTGCAGTTCCCGGTAATGGGCGAGGCTGTCGGGCGTCGGGTCCTTGACCAGGGGCAGCGCACCGTACACGCGGAGCTTGAGCCCGCCCTCCCGGAGAACGCGGTCGAAGACAGGCAGGTCGTCCTCGTCGAAGGAGGCATCCTGGACGGACGTGAGGCCGTAAGAAATGGCGAGGTCGAGGCCCTTCCGGAGAGCCCGGTACTTGTCCTCGGTCCCGGGGGTGGGGACCTTCCTCCGCACGAGCTCCATGGCCCCTTCCTTCAGGAGGCCGGTGGGCTCTCCCCCGGAATCCCGCACGATTTGTCCGTGCTCGGGATCCCGGGTCCGCCGGTCGATCCCCGCGAGAAGGAGCGCGATCGAGTTGGCCCAGCCCGAGTGGCCATCGCGGTCCCGAAGCCAGACCGGGTGGTCGGAGACGACGGCGTCCAGGAATCGTTTATGGGGCGCTTCCGGAAAGTCCCCGTAGGCCCACCCCTGGCCCACGAACCAGAGGCGGTCGGGGTGGACCCGCGCGTAGGCGGCGAGCCGCCGCTGCACCTCTTCCCCACCGGCCGCACCCGCGAGGTCCAGCTCATCCAGTCCGAGGCTGCCGCTCATGAAGTGGAGGTGGGCGTCGTTGAAGCCGGGACAGGCAAAGCGCCCTTTCAGGTCCACCACCTCCGTCGCTTTCTCCGCCAGGCGGCGGATCTCCTGGGTGGTCCCCACGGCCAGGATGGTCGTGCCCCTGACGGCCACGGCTTCCACCCGGGGATGCGCCTCATCGCCCGTCCAGATCCGGCCGTTGACGAAGATGCGGTCGGCCTTCTCGCCCGCCCCCGCGGTGGCCGCGAATCCCAGGAAAAGGACGATGAGCGCGTCGTGTCTCATAGGGCCTCCGGCTGGTCCAGGCCGCGTGGGGGCGCCGAGCCGCCGCTTGACGTGGCCGTGCATCAGGAAAACGCCCTCGTCCGGTGCGGCCTCCGGGCCAAGGTTACGGTGACCCGGCCGGCTTGGGGGAAGACGGCGAGTGCGGCCACGGCTCCAGGGTCAACACGTGCACGGTGGGGCCGGGGAGGAAGGGGGTGGGCTCGCCCCGGACCCAGGCCGCGTGGCCGTCCCCGTAGTGCGGCGACAAGGGATGCCCGCTCTGGCCGCCGGGCATGTGGAAGAAACCCTCCCTCTCCCGGCCGGGGGACACCACCATCCGCTCGGAGGCGCCCGCCTCTGGGCTCTGGAAGCGGGGCATGTGGCTGTCTCCGGGAAGCGGCTCCCGCGGCATGTCCAGGAAGCGGCCGAGAAGGGGAACCACGCGGCCGAGCGGGTGCTGAACGCGGGCCGTGTTCCTCTCGCCCCAGGTGCGCTCCGACAGGTTGGATCCCGCCCGCGCCACGTCTTCAAGGGCGACGTCCACTGCGGCCAGAAGCTGCGCCTCCCAGGTCGCGTAGCGCGGGCCCAGGAGGTGGGTCGGCCTCTCCGTCACCAGCGCCCAAAGGGGCCCCTCGATGCGGGGGATCCGCTTCAGATCGAAGCGGGGGTCGGCCCGACGGCAGGGAGCGGTCAGCGCCCCCAGGACCTGCTCCGCCAGGTTCGAGCGGAACGCCCGCACCAGGCGGTACCCGGCCGAGTCCACGGAAGCGTGGCCACCCCAGGCCTCCACCAGGCGACGCATCTCGGCCCGGCGGGGCGAGACAGCTATGACCTCCGCGCTGAGCGTGCGCAAGAGCAGGTCTCGCCAGCGCGCCAGGAAGAGCGCGCGGTCGTCGAGCTGGATGCGCAGCATGTCCAGCTCCCGGGGCTTATCGAGGGCGAAGAGGTCGTCCCTGATCTGGCGGGCCCGAGCCCCCAGGTCGTAGAAGCTCTCGCCGATCATCTCCGCCATCTTGCCGTCCACGACCCGCTGGTTGGCGGTCCAGAGGCGTCCGCTGGGGGGATCCACGAGCCGCGGGTGCTCCGCAGGGGTGAGCCAGCCATCCCAGCGGCGCCTGCCGTCCGCCCAGGACCCGGGCAGCCGGCCATCGAAGCCCACCCGCCGGGGCATCACGCCGATGACCGTCCAGCCGATGCGGCCGGTGGCGTCCGCGCAGACGAAATTCTGGGCGGGGATGCCCGCGCGGCCCGCGAGGTCAAGGGCCTCGTCCAGGGAGCGGGCGGTCTCGAGCCGAGCGAGGCCGAAGTTCACGGCCTCGACATCGTGGGCCACCCAACGCAGAGCGCGCGGGCGCCCGCGGTGGTCGTGGTCCACGATCGGCCCCCAGACGGTGGAGACCACCTCCAGCGTCTCCTCGGCCTCCCCCTTGACCCGAATGCGCTCCCGGGCGTGATCGAGCTTGCGCGGGCCCGCGGGCGTGAGATACGCGTCTTTGTCCCCGGGGTCGGACTCGATCTCCACAAGATCGCTCCAGTCCCCTTCGGTGTTCGTGAACCCCCAAGCCACGTGGGTGTTGCTCCCCACCACCACCGCGGGTGTCCCCGGCAGCGTGACCCCCGTGATGCGATGGGTCTCCCCATCCGTTCCCGGCCAGGCGAGCGACGCCCGGTACCAGGTGTTCGGAACCGCGATGCCAAGGTGCATGTCGTTGGCGAGGAGGGCGCCCCCGTGGGCGGTGAGGCGACCCGCCACCGCCCAGTTGTTGCTGCCCGGCTGGTGCTCGGGTTCCGGGTCTCCCCCCGCCTCCCTCGGAAAACGCCCGGAGGGATCCCGGCCCTGGTTCCTGAGGTCGAGCGCCTCCGGCCCTGGCAGGGGGGCCGCGGGCAGGGCTCCGCCCATGTCCGGGGTATCCCATTCCGTCCCCCGGGGGGCGAGAAACTCGAAGACGGGAGCGGGCAGCAGGTCGTGCATCAGCCCGAGATCCGATTCACGCCCCCCTTTCGGGTCCTGGAGAGTAGCGAACATGGCCAGGGCCGCGAGCACGCTGTCTTCCGGGCGCCAGGGAGCGGGGTCCACACGGAGGGCCAGGTATTCGAAGGGCTTCCCCCCCAGGGCGGCGAGCCCGGCGTTGACCCCTTCGGCGTAGGCCTGGACCAGGGTCCGCTCCTCCGGCGACCCGGCCTCGACCACGCGCTCCGCCACCGATCGCAATCGGTGCACCCGGATTTCCCGGTCCAGCTTCAGCGCCACCCGGCCCACGATCTCCGCCAGCTCCCCCGCCGCCCGACGGCGCAGCAGGTCCATCTGAAAGAAGCGGTCCTGGCCGTGCAGAAAGCCGGTGGCCCTCGCTACGTCCGGCCGGTTCCCGCCTTGGATGGTGGGCACGCCCAGGGCGTCGCGTTCGATGCGCACGGGCGCGCGGAGGCCCACGAGCACGCGCGTTCCCTCGAGCTGGGGCAGGCTGGCCCGGAGGCGGGCGCGCACATAGAGGCCACCCGTGAGGAAAGAGAGGACGACCGCGGCCAGGACCAAGCCCCCGATAACGACGGGGCTCCGCCGGCCCGAGGGTTGAGCGCCCTCCCGACCAGTCACTCCATCGCCCGATGTGATGTCCGCGAGGATGGCCCGCCCGCGGTCCATCTCTCGAGTGGCGTGCGGCTAGGAAACCCGGGCGTCCGGTGGCGGGCGGCGGGGGGAGAGGTCGCGGTTATCCGGGCCGGGCCTCCTGGAGTCTGCTTGCCGCTCAGCCGTCGCTCGGCTCGTCTTCGAAGTTGCCGATGAGCTGCTTCAGACGCACGTGGACGTCGAAGGTGGTCACGAACTTCAGCCCGTACTGAACGGTTCCGGAAGGACCGTCGTTGGTCCAGACGATGCGCCCCGGTGTCTCGATGGGCTGGGCTTCGCGGGCGAAGCTGAGGGTGAGCACGACCTCTTCGCCTACATCGAACTTGGCGGCGGTGAGAACACAGCTGCCGCACTCGGAAATATTCGCGACGACCCCGTATGCCAACGGCCTCTTTGGATGTTCGAGGGCTACGGTGACGGGCTTCGCGGGAACGACCCGGAGGGCGCCCCTCTCGCGCATGGCCAACCTCACTACCGGCGCTGACGTCGCTCACACGACGCCCCGCCCTAACAGCGCTCGCGCTCGCGGCTCCCGCCACCATCTTCCCGGACGGGTCCCGCTCCAGCGCGCCGCCAGATCTCAACGGTACGCCTTTAGAACCCTAACGTCAATGGGCACCCCCGGACGGGGCTTCTACGCGGCCAAACAGGATCGCAAAGATTCACAATCCGATCACCCATCATTTCCGGCGCTGCGCCTGCTTGGCCACCGCTTCCGCCGCCTTGCGGGCTGCGGCCGGATCCCCCAGATAGTAGTGGCGCAGCGGGCGCAGGCCCTCGTCCAGCTCGTAGACGAGGGGGATGCCGGTGGGGATGTTCAGGCCCACGATCTCCGTGTCCAACGTCCCGTCCAAGTGCTTGACGAGCGCCCGGAGGCTGTTGCCGTGGGCGGCGATGAGGACGCGCCGGCCGCGGCGGATCTCCGGCGCGATGGTTTCCTGCCAGTAGGGCAGGAAGCGGTCCACCGTGTCCTTGAGCGACTCCGCGAGTGGAATCTCCGCCGCGGCCAGGCCGGCGTAACGGCGGTCGTGTCCGGGGTAGCGCTCGTCATCGGTGGTCAGGGCAGGAGGGGGGTCCGCGTAGCTGCGACGCCAGAGAAGCACCTGCTCCTCGCCGTACTTGGCTGCTGTCTCCGCCTTGTCCAGGCCCTGGAGGGCCCCGTAGTGCCTCTCATTGAGCCGCCAGTTGCCGTGCACGGGCACCCACATGCGGTCCAGGCCCTCGAGAACGATCCAGAGGGTGCGGATGGCCCGCTTGAGGAGGGACGTGTAGGTGATGTCGAAGTCATATCTGCCCTCCCGGAGCAGGCGTGCTGCCTCTTGCGCCTCCTGGACCCCGCGGGGCGAGAGATCGACATCGGTCCAGCCCGTGAAGCGGTTCTCCAGGTTCCAGATGCTCTCGCCGTGCCGCAGCAGGACAACCTTGATCACGGCCCGATCTCCCTCGCGCAAAAGATCAAGAAAGCCAAACCCGGAGCTCTCCGCGGACACCGCTCACCCGCCCTCCGTGGCCCGCTCGTGGCCCCCAGGGGAGGAGCGGGCGAGCCCGAACGGGGAGCGCGTTATGGGGCTGATTATAGAAGGAGGACGGGCGCGTTTGCGGCCCTCGGACACCGCCATTAGAGTCGAGCCGTGCTCGAGAGCCCCTTCAAGCTCCTCGCCCGCCTTCCGGGTCCGGTGCGTCTCCTGATCACGGGCACCCTCATCAACAAGGTGGGCACCTTCATCGTGCCTTATCTCACCATCGTGCTCTTTCGCGAGTTCCACCTGACCGAGACCCAGGTGGCGGAGCTGTTCTCCGCTTACGGGGCGGGCTCCATCGTCTCCATCCTGGCCGGCGGTTTTCTGACCGACCGCATGGGACGCCGCCGGACCCTCATGGTGAGCCTCTTCGGTAGCGGAGTTCTGGCCGTGGGCCTGGGATTCGCGCCCTCCACGCGGGTCTTCGTTCCTCTGCTCGTGCTCTTCGGGTTCGTGGCCGACCTCTATCGGCCCGCCGCCTCCGCGATCATCGGAGACCTGCTCCCTTCCACCCACCGCGTGTCCGGCTTCGCCGCCTTGCGCATGGCCGTGAACCTGGGCTTCGCGGTGGGGATGGCGGTCGGGGGGCTGCTCGCGGATTGGAGCTGGCGGCTGCTCTTCGTCGGGGACGGGCTCACGACGCTCATTTACGGCCTGGTCGTCTACCTCTTCATCCCCGAGACGCGGCCGGAGGCGCAGGAGAGCCGGGCTCTTCCGGGCCTCCCTGCTCCGCCCGAGAGCCCCTTCCGGGACGGGATCTACCTTCAAATGACCGCGGTGGGGTTCGCCTTCTCGCTCGTCTTTTTCTCCCACATCAGCGTGATGCCGCTGACCATCACCGGCGCCGGCTACCCCGCGCTGGCCTACGGCCTGCTCGTGGGCCTGAACGGGCTCCTCATCGCGCTCTTCGAGATCTCTCTCGTGGAGAAGCTCAAGCGCTTCCGTCGGCTGCGGGTGGCCGCGCTCGGAGAGGCTCTGGCCGGCCTCGGCTTCGGTCTCACCGGTCTCATTCTCCACTGGGGCTGGTGGCTCATGAGCGTCCTCACCTGGACGGCAGGGGAGATCCTCGCCTCACCCCAGCAGATGGCGTTCATCGCGGACTGGGCCCCGCCCGCCGCCCGCGGCCGCTACTTGAGCCTCTACCAGGCCACCTGGAGCCTGGCCTTCGCAATCAACCCCATCCTGTTCCTGCCCGTCCACGCCACTCTGGGCGAGCCCCGCTTCTGGGGCCTCATGTTCCTGATCGCCCTGCCGGGGGCCGCGGTCCTCGTCCGCCTCGACCGCATCGCGGACCGGCCCGACCGCCTGCGCGGCCTCAGCCTCCCCCCCGCCGATCCCGAGCTGCTCCGAGCGATCGCGCCCGAGGGGTGAGGGTCAGACGATCCCCAGCGCCGCGATCCTCTCCAGGAGCGGGGGGTGCGAGTGGTAGACCCGGGAAAAGAGGGGATGGGAGAGGGGTAGGAGCCGGCTCTTCTCGCGGAGCTTCAAGAGGGCCTCCGCAAGGTCGGACCCGGCCACCCCCCGGGTCACGGCGAAGGCGTCGGCCGCGAACTCGTGGCGGCGGGAGACCGCGTTCTCCAGAGGCTGGAGCAGGAACTCCAGGGGGCCGAACCAGAGGCCGAAGACCAGGAGCGCGCCGTAGGAGGAGGGCCGCAAGGAGAAGGCGGTGTAGAAGGCGGTGAGGGGGAGGCAGCGGCCGAGCGCGTAGAAGAGGACCCCGGTGCTCAGGATCCCGAGGAGGAGCCGGTTGCGCACGTGGTGGAGCTTGAAATGGCCGAGCTCGTGGGCCAGCACGGCCACGATCTCCCTGGTGCCCAAGGCCTCGAGGAGGGTGTCGAAGAGCACGATCCGCTTGTCGCGGAAGAGGCCCGTGAAGTAGGCGTTGCCATGGGCGGTCCGGCGCGAAGCGTCCATCACGAAGAGACCGCCCGCCCGGAAGCCGGTCCTCTCCGCGAGGGCCCGGATCGCATCCTTGAGCTCGCCCTCGGGCAGGGGCGAGAAGCGGTTGAAGAGGGGGGCCAGGAGCGTGGGGTAGATCCAGGTCGTGACCACGCTGAAGCCGCTCACCGCCAGCCAGGCGTAGAGCCACCAGGCCGGACCCGCCTTCTCCATGATCCCGAGCAGGATGGCGAGCAGGGGGCCGCCAAGGGCGACGGTGAGGGCGATCCCCTTCAAACGGTCGAGGAAGAACCCCCCCCCACGTCTGGCGGTTGAACCCGTGGCG of Vicinamibacteria bacterium contains these proteins:
- a CDS encoding C45 family peptidase — its product is MRRDVLKVAAGAVLLLAAGSPPADDPRLQGAYRFEAGGWIYVHLEGSPDRVGFQHGALLAPEIADALAAVRLDATHRTKRDWAFFRAAARDVLWPGIDQEYREELAGILEGARAKGVALDIHDLVALNAFEELPDYYVPWLNARQKATPAPRLVSPGNCSAFVATGSYTRDGRIVIAHNNWTSYWAGARWNVVFDLVPARGQRMLMDGFPGVITSDDDFGVNAAGLMVTETTITQFKGYDPKGKPEFVRSRKALQYAATIDDYVRLMLDGNNGGYANDWLIGDRKTGEIAQLELGLKTHRLWRSKDGYFVGSNFARDPVLIQEETDFKPGDAGSSPNARRARWEQLMKESRGKIDAALAEAFLGDDQDVVLGRREPDERALCGRVDLSPRGVKEWEWGAFYPGGAVQGKAMDDAMAAALSFRARMGPLCGPDFLARPFLVARPEYAWQDSILRDMKTGPWTTFRAGQRAPN
- a CDS encoding SDR family oxidoreductase — its product is MAVYTGKVVVITGASSGIGRALCLALAEQRPRLVLAARDRAALDAVAEGCAAKGADTLVVPTDVSSPEACQALIEKTIDRFKALDVLVNNAGIGMIARLDETKDLSVYEHLMKVNYLGCVYPTYHALPHLKKSRGQIVAMASLAGLTGVPTRTGYAASKHALFGFFDSLRIELAGTGVSVTVIAPYFVRSEIHRRSAGPDGQPLGTSSMQESKIMTAEECAALTVRAMERRQRQLVMTLKGKVGRFVRLLAPGVVDAIARRAVATGK
- a CDS encoding amidohydrolase — its product is MRHDALIVLFLGFAATAGAGEKADRIFVNGRIWTGDEAHPRVEAVAVRGTTILAVGTTQEIRRLAEKATEVVDLKGRFACPGFNDAHLHFMSGSLGLDELDLAGAAGGEEVQRRLAAYARVHPDRLWFVGQGWAYGDFPEAPHKRFLDAVVSDHPVWLRDRDGHSGWANSIALLLAGIDRRTRDPEHGQIVRDSGGEPTGLLKEGAMELVRRKVPTPGTEDKYRALRKGLDLAISYGLTSVQDASFDEDDLPVFDRVLREGGLKLRVYGALPLVKDPTPDSLAHYRELQAQNQSPRLRLGAVKGFLDGVVDAKTAALFEPYAGGGTGIVNWTQEDLNRAAAFYDKERFQIELHAVGDKAIRMALDAYAYAAQVNGPRTRRHRIEHAEVPTGEDRARFKALGVVASTQPLFANPGRTTLQNYAVLLGPERAAQANAFRLWDEAGVAQAFGSDWPVFSCDVLKGIYCAVTRMTPEGTPAGGFQPQNRISAEAALRHFTKDAAYACLEETLKGTLSAGKVADLVVLSEDILAVPPERILTAKVLLTVLGGQDTYRAKEF
- a CDS encoding penicillin acylase family protein, encoding MDRGRAILADITSGDGVTGREGAQPSGRRSPVVIGGLVLAAVVLSFLTGGLYVRARLRASLPQLEGTRVLVGLRAPVRIERDALGVPTIQGGNRPDVARATGFLHGQDRFFQMDLLRRRAAGELAEIVGRVALKLDREIRVHRLRSVAERVVEAGSPEERTLVQAYAEGVNAGLAALGGKPFEYLALRVDPAPWRPEDSVLAALAMFATLQDPKGGRESDLGLMHDLLPAPVFEFLAPRGTEWDTPDMGGALPAAPLPGPEALDLRNQGRDPSGRFPREAGGDPEPEHQPGSNNWAVAGRLTAHGGALLANDMHLGIAVPNTWYRASLAWPGTDGETHRITGVTLPGTPAVVVGSNTHVAWGFTNTEGDWSDLVEIESDPGDKDAYLTPAGPRKLDHARERIRVKGEAEETLEVVSTVWGPIVDHDHRGRPRALRWVAHDVEAVNFGLARLETARSLDEALDLAGRAGIPAQNFVCADATGRIGWTVIGVMPRRVGFDGRLPGSWADGRRRWDGWLTPAEHPRLVDPPSGRLWTANQRVVDGKMAEMIGESFYDLGARARQIRDDLFALDKPRELDMLRIQLDDRALFLARWRDLLLRTLSAEVIAVSPRRAEMRRLVEAWGGHASVDSAGYRLVRAFRSNLAEQVLGALTAPCRRADPRFDLKRIPRIEGPLWALVTERPTHLLGPRYATWEAQLLAAVDVALEDVARAGSNLSERTWGERNTARVQHPLGRVVPLLGRFLDMPREPLPGDSHMPRFQSPEAGASERMVVSPGREREGFFHMPGGQSGHPLSPHYGDGHAAWVRGEPTPFLPGPTVHVLTLEPWPHSPSSPKPAGSP
- a CDS encoding PilZ domain-containing protein; the protein is MRERGALRVVPAKPVTVALEHPKRPLAYGVVANISECGSCVLTAAKFDVGEEVVLTLSFAREAQPIETPGRIVWTNDGPSGTVQYGLKFVTTFDVHVRLKQLIGNFEDEPSDG
- the gpmA gene encoding 2,3-diphosphoglycerate-dependent phosphoglycerate mutase, with the translated sequence MIKVVLLRHGESIWNLENRFTGWTDVDLSPRGVQEAQEAARLLREGRYDFDITYTSLLKRAIRTLWIVLEGLDRMWVPVHGNWRLNERHYGALQGLDKAETAAKYGEEQVLLWRRSYADPPPALTTDDERYPGHDRRYAGLAAAEIPLAESLKDTVDRFLPYWQETIAPEIRRGRRVLIAAHGNSLRALVKHLDGTLDTEIVGLNIPTGIPLVYELDEGLRPLRHYYLGDPAAARKAAEAVAKQAQRRK
- a CDS encoding MFS transporter, whose protein sequence is MLESPFKLLARLPGPVRLLITGTLINKVGTFIVPYLTIVLFREFHLTETQVAELFSAYGAGSIVSILAGGFLTDRMGRRRTLMVSLFGSGVLAVGLGFAPSTRVFVPLLVLFGFVADLYRPAASAIIGDLLPSTHRVSGFAALRMAVNLGFAVGMAVGGLLADWSWRLLFVGDGLTTLIYGLVVYLFIPETRPEAQESRALPGLPAPPESPFRDGIYLQMTAVGFAFSLVFFSHISVMPLTITGAGYPALAYGLLVGLNGLLIALFEISLVEKLKRFRRLRVAALGEALAGLGFGLTGLILHWGWWLMSVLTWTAGEILASPQQMAFIADWAPPAARGRYLSLYQATWSLAFAINPILFLPVHATLGEPRFWGLMFLIALPGAAVLVRLDRIADRPDRLRGLSLPPADPELLRAIAPEG
- a CDS encoding M48 family metallopeptidase; its protein translation is MYPTLLAPLFNRFSPLPEGELKDAIRALAERTGFRAGGLFVMDASRRTAHGNAYFTGLFRDKRIVLFDTLLEALGTREIVAVLAHELGHFKLHHVRNRLLLGILSTGVLFYALGRCLPLTAFYTAFSLRPSSYGALLVFGLWFGPLEFLLQPLENAVSRRHEFAADAFAVTRGVAGSDLAEALLKLREKSRLLPLSHPLFSRVYHSHPPLLERIAALGIV